The proteins below are encoded in one region of Rhododendron vialii isolate Sample 1 chromosome 7a, ASM3025357v1:
- the LOC131332295 gene encoding LOB domain-containing protein 18-like, which produces MNATPSTTSSGGSGGGGGASGGGGPCGACKFLRRKCVAGCIFAPYFDSEQGAAHFAAVHKVFGASNVSKLLLHIPVHKRLDAVVTICYEAQARLRDPVYGCVAHIFALQQQVVNLQAELSYLQAHLATLELPIPPPPPPPPPLPPQPLLIPPPLSIADLPSGSSMPATYDLSSLFDPMVQPSWTMQHRQLIDPRQFGGGTVALANIPSSAAGGGSGDLHALARELLHRHGSPPVPCSEASPNLPPHS; this is translated from the exons ATGAACGCAACCCCGAGCACCACCAGCTCCGGCGGGTCCGGCGGCGGCGGGGGCGCGAGTGGCGGTGGCGGGCCATGTGGGGCTTGTAAGTTTTTAAGGAGGAAGTGCGTGGCGGGGTGTATATTTGCGCCGTACTTTGACTCGGAGCAAGGGGCGGCTCATTTTGCGGCGGTGCACAAGGTGTTCGGAGCAAGTAACGTGTCCAAATTGCTGCTTCATATACCGGTACATAAGCGGCTCGACGCGGTGGTTACGATCTGTTACGAGGCTCAGGCAAGGCTGAGGGACCCCGTCTACGGTTGTGTTGCCCACATCTTTGCACTCCAGCAACAG GTGGTGAATTTACAAGCAGAGCTTTCATACTTACAAGCCCATCTCGCCACCCTAGAGCTTCCAatcccgccgccgccgccaccacctccTCCGCTGCCACCTCAGCCCCTTCTAATACCGCCTCCCCTCTCCATCGCCGACCTCCCGTCAGGATCCTCTATGCCTGCCACATATGACCTGTCTTCACTCTTTGACCCAATGGTGCAACCTTCATGGACAATGCAGCACCGCCAATTGATCGACCCGCGGCAGTTCGGAGGCGGCACCGTAGCTCTGGCCAACATTCCGTCATCGGCCGCCGGTGGCGGCAGCGGTGATCTCCATGCACTGGCTCGAGAACTTCTACATAGGCATGGGTCCCCACCAGTGCCATGCAGTGAGGCCTCACCTAATTTGCCTCCACACTCCtag